The Streptomyces sp. NBC_01275 genome has a segment encoding these proteins:
- a CDS encoding helicase-associated domain-containing protein has protein sequence MSTEDLPAPRSLAEALRGRDDASLAALLRSRPDLITPVPTDLTQLATRAGTRASVVRALERLDRFALQTAEALAVAGEPATYDELLGLTAGDGRDPDVAAALPGAVAGLREQALVWGSDDRLRLVRTARELLAPSPQHPSPTGLGPSVQEATAGMSPGRIQEIVAAAGLASTHDSVSAVGALSGLFTDRARMAALLDGAPAESLEVLRRLVWGPPYGQVTHDPAARLRWLLDRGLLLPTAPGTVVLPREVALHLRAGRAHRTPEPAPPAVEPAAVHAPQVVDATAAGQAYTALATVEELLKDWDEGGPAVLRAGGLSVRDLKRTAVALDVSEPVAAFWVELAYGAGLLASDGEADERYAATPAYDEWLERPAAARWAQLAETWLAATRTSGLVGGRDLKERTLSALGPGLDRSAAPEVRHRVLALLATLPEGAAPDAESVLARLRWERPPRSPQGEDDLRTRLARWTLTEAEMLGMTGRGALSAQGRALLGARADGRQGKPAPAGHQERTTTRAASPGDKLPVRHVPTATAAGPAHPSPTALASALSPTEKAVASAAAARLLAPLLPEPLDHVLLQADLTAVAPGPLRRPLADMLGVLADVESKGGATVYRFTPASVRRALDAGRAAADLHAFLAEHSRTPVPQPLAYLIDDVARRHGHLRVGAASAYVRCDDDSVLNEILADKRAAGLRLRRLAPTVLATQADPTTLLDGLRAMGFAPAAESAEGDVLITRALAHRTPPRTAPAPVPDGPPAPDGTLLTAAIRAIRAGDLAATTPLKPADDATALAPGELPRTSSAETLATVQAAVLTGEALWIGYVNAEGAASQRVIAPVRVEGGFVTAYDHTADEVRTYPLHRITGVAELAEE, from the coding sequence ATGAGCACCGAGGACCTTCCGGCCCCCCGGTCCCTCGCGGAAGCTCTCCGCGGCAGGGACGACGCTTCGCTGGCCGCCCTCCTGCGCAGCCGCCCCGATCTCATCACCCCGGTTCCGACCGATCTCACACAGCTCGCCACCCGGGCCGGCACCCGTGCCTCCGTGGTGCGCGCGCTGGAGCGGCTGGACCGGTTCGCGCTGCAGACGGCGGAGGCGCTGGCCGTCGCCGGGGAGCCGGCGACGTACGACGAGCTGCTGGGGCTGACGGCCGGGGACGGGCGCGACCCGGACGTGGCCGCCGCGCTGCCCGGTGCGGTGGCGGGCTTGCGCGAGCAGGCGCTGGTGTGGGGTTCCGACGACCGGCTCCGGCTGGTGCGCACCGCCCGTGAGCTGCTCGCGCCGTCGCCGCAGCACCCGTCCCCGACGGGGCTCGGGCCGAGCGTGCAGGAGGCGACGGCCGGGATGTCTCCGGGGCGGATCCAGGAGATCGTGGCCGCGGCCGGGCTGGCGTCCACGCACGACTCCGTGTCGGCGGTGGGCGCGCTGAGCGGCCTGTTCACCGACCGCGCGAGGATGGCCGCGCTGCTCGACGGCGCGCCGGCCGAGTCCCTTGAGGTGCTGCGCCGGCTGGTGTGGGGGCCGCCGTACGGGCAGGTGACGCATGATCCGGCCGCGCGGCTGCGCTGGCTGCTGGACCGCGGTCTGCTGCTGCCCACGGCCCCCGGCACGGTGGTCCTGCCCCGCGAGGTCGCCCTGCACCTGCGGGCGGGCCGCGCCCACCGCACGCCCGAGCCGGCGCCCCCGGCGGTCGAGCCGGCCGCCGTCCACGCTCCCCAGGTGGTGGACGCCACCGCGGCCGGCCAGGCGTACACGGCGCTGGCGACCGTCGAGGAGCTGCTGAAGGACTGGGACGAGGGCGGGCCCGCGGTGCTGCGCGCCGGCGGGCTGAGCGTGCGCGACCTCAAGCGCACGGCCGTCGCCCTGGACGTGTCCGAGCCGGTGGCCGCGTTCTGGGTCGAGCTGGCGTACGGGGCCGGGCTGCTGGCCTCCGACGGCGAGGCCGACGAGCGGTACGCGGCGACCCCGGCGTACGACGAGTGGCTGGAGCGGCCCGCCGCGGCGCGCTGGGCGCAGCTGGCGGAGACCTGGCTGGCGGCGACCCGGACGTCGGGGCTGGTCGGCGGGCGGGACCTGAAGGAACGGACGCTGTCGGCGCTCGGCCCGGGCCTCGACCGCTCCGCCGCGCCCGAGGTGCGCCACCGGGTGCTGGCCCTGCTCGCCACGCTCCCCGAGGGCGCCGCGCCCGACGCTGAGTCGGTGCTGGCCCGGCTGCGCTGGGAACGGCCGCCGCGCTCCCCGCAGGGCGAGGACGACCTGCGCACCCGGCTGGCCCGCTGGACCCTGACGGAGGCGGAGATGCTCGGCATGACCGGGCGGGGGGCGCTGTCGGCGCAGGGACGGGCGTTGCTGGGGGCGAGGGCGGACGGGCGGCAGGGGAAGCCCGCACCGGCGGGACATCAGGAACGGACGACGACCCGAGCGGCGAGCCCGGGCGACAAACTCCCTGTGCGCCATGTCCCGACCGCGACCGCCGCCGGACCGGCACACCCCTCCCCCACCGCCCTTGCTTCCGCGCTCTCCCCCACCGAGAAGGCCGTGGCCTCCGCGGCCGCCGCCCGTCTCCTGGCCCCGCTCCTCCCCGAGCCCCTGGACCACGTGCTGCTCCAGGCCGACCTGACCGCGGTGGCCCCCGGCCCGCTGCGGCGCCCGCTGGCCGACATGCTCGGCGTCCTGGCCGACGTCGAGTCCAAGGGCGGCGCGACCGTCTACCGCTTCACGCCCGCCTCCGTACGCCGTGCCCTGGACGCCGGCCGGGCCGCCGCCGACCTGCACGCCTTCCTCGCCGAGCACTCCCGCACGCCGGTGCCGCAGCCGCTGGCGTACCTGATCGACGACGTGGCCCGTCGCCACGGCCATCTGCGGGTGGGCGCGGCCTCGGCGTACGTCCGCTGCGACGACGACTCCGTCCTGAACGAGATCCTCGCCGACAAGCGCGCCGCCGGTCTGCGGCTGCGCCGGCTGGCCCCGACCGTCCTCGCGACGCAGGCCGACCCGACGACGCTGCTCGACGGCCTGCGCGCGATGGGCTTCGCGCCCGCCGCCGAGTCCGCCGAGGGCGACGTCCTGATCACCCGCGCCCTCGCCCATCGCACCCCGCCCCGCACGGCCCCCGCTCCGGTGCCCGACGGCCCGCCCGCTCCCGACGGCACGCTCCTCACGGCGGCGATCCGCGCGATCCGGGCCGGCGACCTCGCCGCCACGACCCCCCTCAAACCGGCGGACGACGCGACCGCCCTCGCCCCCGGCGAACTCCCCCGCACCAGCTCCGCAGAGACCCTCGCCACCGTCCAGGCCGCCGTCCTCACCGGCGAGGCCCTGTGGATCGGCTACGTCAACGCCGAGGGCGCCGCCAGCCAGCGCGTCATCGCCCCCGTCCGCGTCGAGGGCGGCTTCGTGACGGCGTACGACCACACGGCGGACGAGGTACGCACGTATCCGCTGCACCGGATCACGGGGGTGGCGGAGCTGGCGGAGGAGTAG
- a CDS encoding DNA repair helicase XPB, producing the protein MNGPLIVQSDKTLLLEVDHEQSGECRRAIAPFAELERAPEHIHTYRLTPLGLWNARAAGHDAEQVVDALVQYSRYPVPHALLVDIAETMDRYGRLTLSKHPAHGLVLTTTDRPVLEEILRSKRVAPLVGARIDPDTVVVHPSERGQIKQTLLRLGWPAEDLAGYVDGEAHPIELAEDGWALRPYQKQAVENFWHGGSGVVVLPCGAGKTLVGAGSMAQAKSTTLILVTNTVSARQWKHELVKRTSLTEEEIGEYSGTKKEIRPVTIATYQVLTTRRKGVYPHLELFDSRDWGLIVYDEVHLLPAPVFKFTADLQARRRLGLTATLVREDGRESDVFSLIGPKRFDAPWKEIEAQGYIAPADCVEVRVNLTDSERLAYATAEAEEKYRFCATTATKRKVTEAIVRRFAGQQILVIGQYIDQLDELGEHLNAPVIKGETSNAQREKLFDAFREGEISVLVVSKVANFSIDLPEATVAIQVSGTFGSRQEEAQRLGRVLRPKSDGHQAHFYSVVARDTIDQDFAAHRQRFLAEQGYAYRIMDADELLAEG; encoded by the coding sequence GTGAATGGTCCACTCATCGTCCAGTCCGACAAGACCCTGCTCCTGGAGGTCGACCACGAGCAGTCCGGCGAGTGTCGGCGGGCCATCGCGCCGTTCGCGGAGCTGGAGCGGGCGCCGGAGCACATCCACACGTATCGGCTGACGCCGCTGGGGCTGTGGAACGCGCGGGCGGCCGGGCATGACGCCGAGCAGGTCGTGGACGCGCTCGTGCAGTACAGCCGGTATCCGGTGCCGCACGCGCTGCTGGTGGACATCGCCGAGACGATGGACCGGTACGGGCGGCTGACGCTGAGCAAGCATCCGGCGCACGGGCTGGTGCTGACGACCACCGACCGGCCGGTGCTGGAGGAGATCCTGCGCTCGAAGCGGGTCGCGCCGCTGGTCGGGGCCCGGATCGACCCGGACACCGTCGTCGTGCACCCCTCCGAGCGCGGGCAGATCAAGCAGACGCTGCTGAGGCTGGGCTGGCCGGCCGAGGACCTCGCGGGGTACGTCGACGGGGAGGCGCATCCGATCGAGCTGGCCGAGGACGGGTGGGCGCTGCGGCCGTATCAGAAGCAGGCCGTGGAGAACTTCTGGCACGGCGGGAGCGGGGTCGTGGTCCTGCCCTGCGGCGCCGGGAAGACCCTGGTCGGGGCCGGGTCCATGGCGCAGGCCAAGTCGACCACGCTGATCCTCGTCACCAACACCGTGTCCGCCCGGCAGTGGAAGCACGAGCTGGTGAAGCGGACCTCGCTGACCGAGGAGGAGATCGGCGAGTACAGCGGGACGAAGAAGGAGATCCGACCGGTCACCATCGCCACCTACCAGGTGCTGACGACCCGGCGGAAGGGCGTCTACCCGCACCTGGAGCTGTTCGACTCCCGGGACTGGGGGCTCATCGTCTACGACGAGGTGCACCTGCTCCCCGCCCCCGTCTTCAAGTTCACCGCCGACCTCCAGGCGCGGCGGCGGCTCGGTCTGACCGCGACCCTCGTGCGGGAGGACGGGCGCGAGTCGGACGTCTTCTCGCTCATCGGGCCCAAGCGGTTCGACGCGCCGTGGAAGGAGATCGAGGCGCAGGGGTACATCGCGCCCGCCGACTGCGTGGAGGTACGGGTCAATCTGACCGACTCCGAGCGGCTCGCGTACGCGACCGCCGAGGCGGAGGAGAAGTACCGCTTCTGTGCGACGACCGCGACGAAGCGGAAGGTGACGGAGGCGATCGTGCGGCGGTTCGCCGGGCAGCAGATCCTCGTCATCGGGCAGTACATCGACCAGCTCGACGAGCTGGGCGAGCATCTGAACGCCCCCGTGATCAAGGGCGAGACCTCCAACGCCCAGCGCGAGAAGCTCTTCGACGCCTTCCGGGAGGGCGAGATCAGCGTGCTCGTGGTGTCCAAGGTCGCGAACTTCTCGATCGACCTGCCGGAGGCGACGGTCGCCATCCAGGTGTCGGGCACCTTCGGCTCCCGCCAGGAGGAGGCACAGCGCCTGGGCCGCGTCCTGCGCCCCAAGTCGGACGGCCACCAGGCCCACTTCTACTCGGTCGTCGCCCGCGACACCATCGACCAGGACTTCGCCGCCCACCGCCAACGCTTCCTGGCCGAACAGGGCTACGCGTACCGCATCATGGACGCGGACGAACTCCTGGCGGAGGGCTGA
- a CDS encoding ATP-binding domain-containing protein, translating into MSTPVVDDTPGDPLSRERAHLASSRAALRAMREDVQNLDIRDVAANWVNAQILERQIGERIKALADLSHTPLFFGRLDYLHAPGAEQAEGAEGEQFYIGRRHVHDGEGDPMVIDWRAPVSQPFYRASKKDPMDVGLRRRFGYTGGDLTAYEDEHLSDPQEHARTSKLLQQEIERPRVGPMRDIVATIQPEQDEIVRSGLGGSVCVQGGPGTGKTAVGLHRVAYLLYAHRERLARTGTLVIGPNRSFLHYIEQVLPTLGELTVRQATVDDLVAHVEVQGVDDSAAAVVKGDARMAEVLRRAVYSHVTMPTEQVLVVRGSRRWRVPAYELEVIVGELLDRDIRYGAAREALPQRIAHAVLVQMERSGEAPDDRVQDAVARNTAVKAAVKAIWPPVDPAKLVLRLLTDAEFLAVHAEGILDEDEQKTILWALPGSGKRAVRSVKSAKWSPADAVLIDETTDLVERTHSLGHVVLDEAQDLSPMQYRAVGRRCTTGSATVLGDLAQGTTPWATRSWEEALTHLGKSDAVIEELTAGFRVPTDVITYASRLLPYIAPGLTPVASVRENPGFFDLRPIGDTAEVVAACEELLRNEGSTGLIAADARIPALAEALTGAGIGFLAPGEETTQDTRLTLVPASLAKGLEYDYVVLDEPGAVVDGEPDERTGLRRLYVALTRAVSGLIVTHAAALPEQLAD; encoded by the coding sequence TTGTCCACGCCCGTCGTCGACGACACCCCCGGCGATCCGCTCTCCCGTGAGCGCGCCCACCTGGCCTCCTCCCGTGCCGCTCTGCGCGCGATGCGCGAGGACGTGCAGAACCTCGACATCCGCGACGTCGCCGCGAACTGGGTGAACGCCCAGATCCTGGAGCGCCAGATCGGCGAGCGGATCAAGGCCCTCGCCGACCTCAGCCACACCCCGCTGTTCTTCGGGCGGCTCGACTACCTGCACGCGCCCGGCGCGGAGCAGGCGGAGGGGGCCGAGGGCGAGCAGTTCTACATCGGGCGTCGGCATGTGCACGACGGCGAAGGCGATCCGATGGTGATCGACTGGCGTGCGCCGGTCTCGCAGCCGTTCTACCGGGCGTCGAAGAAGGACCCGATGGACGTCGGGCTGCGCCGCCGCTTCGGCTACACCGGCGGCGACCTCACCGCGTACGAGGACGAGCACCTCTCCGACCCGCAGGAGCACGCGCGCACCAGCAAGCTGCTCCAGCAGGAGATCGAGCGTCCACGCGTCGGCCCGATGCGCGACATCGTCGCGACCATCCAGCCCGAGCAGGACGAGATCGTACGCAGCGGGCTCGGCGGATCCGTGTGTGTGCAGGGCGGTCCCGGCACCGGGAAGACCGCCGTCGGCCTGCACCGGGTCGCCTACCTCCTCTACGCCCACCGCGAGCGGCTCGCCCGCACCGGGACCCTGGTCATCGGGCCGAACCGGTCCTTCCTGCACTACATCGAGCAGGTCCTACCCACGCTGGGCGAGTTGACGGTGCGCCAGGCGACCGTGGACGATCTCGTCGCCCATGTGGAGGTGCAGGGCGTCGACGACTCGGCGGCCGCGGTCGTCAAGGGCGACGCCAGAATGGCGGAGGTGCTGCGACGGGCCGTCTACTCGCATGTGACGATGCCGACCGAGCAGGTCCTCGTGGTGCGCGGCTCCCGCCGGTGGCGGGTCCCGGCGTACGAACTGGAGGTCATCGTCGGCGAGTTGCTCGACCGGGACATCCGCTACGGGGCCGCCCGCGAGGCCCTCCCGCAGCGCATCGCGCACGCCGTGCTGGTGCAGATGGAGCGCTCGGGCGAGGCCCCGGACGACCGCGTGCAGGACGCCGTCGCCCGCAACACCGCGGTGAAGGCGGCCGTCAAGGCCATCTGGCCGCCGGTCGACCCCGCCAAACTGGTCCTGCGGCTGCTCACCGACGCGGAGTTCCTCGCCGTGCACGCGGAGGGGATCCTCGACGAGGACGAGCAGAAGACGATCCTGTGGGCGCTGCCCGGGTCCGGGAAGAGGGCCGTGCGGAGCGTGAAGTCGGCCAAGTGGTCGCCCGCGGACGCGGTGTTGATCGACGAGACGACCGACCTCGTCGAGCGCACGCACTCCCTCGGGCACGTCGTCCTGGACGAGGCGCAGGACCTGTCCCCGATGCAGTACCGGGCGGTCGGCCGGCGCTGCACCACCGGCTCGGCGACCGTCCTCGGCGACCTGGCGCAGGGCACCACGCCCTGGGCGACCCGGAGTTGGGAGGAGGCTCTCACCCACCTCGGCAAGTCCGACGCGGTCATCGAGGAGCTGACGGCCGGCTTCCGGGTGCCGACGGACGTCATCACCTACGCCTCCCGGCTGCTGCCGTACATCGCGCCCGGCCTCACGCCGGTGGCGTCGGTGCGGGAGAATCCGGGCTTCTTCGACCTCCGTCCGATCGGTGACACGGCCGAAGTGGTCGCCGCCTGCGAGGAGTTGCTGCGCAACGAAGGGTCGACCGGTCTCATCGCCGCCGACGCCCGGATCCCGGCGCTGGCCGAGGCGCTCACCGGGGCGGGCATCGGATTCCTGGCCCCCGGCGAGGAGACCACCCAGGACACCCGGCTCACCCTGGTCCCGGCCTCCCTGGCCAAGGGCCTGGAGTACGACTACGTGGTGCTCGACGAGCCCGGGGCCGTCGTCGACGGCGAGCCGGACGAGCGGACGGGGCTGCGGCGGCTGTACGTGGCGCTGACCCGTGCGGTGTCGGGGCTGATCGTCACCCACGCGGCGGCGCTGCCGGAGCAGCTCGCCGACTGA
- a CDS encoding copper homeostasis protein CutC, with protein MSKRAVLEVIALDVEDAVAAQAGGADRLELVTDMAADGLTPPVPAFAAIRAAVDLSLRVMLRSADGFAAGDVERLVRVAYQLREAGAEEFVLGFLDAEGAVDLPAVERIAAELDGCRWTFHRALDHAVDRDALRKQLDGVPGLDAYLTAGSATGVDEGLPTLLAEAAQTGRQGYGQQLLVGGGLRLDHLPVLTAAGIDAFHIGGAARPDGWAGPVSAAAVGEWRKALDEG; from the coding sequence ATGAGCAAGCGTGCAGTCCTGGAGGTGATCGCCCTCGACGTCGAGGACGCGGTCGCCGCCCAGGCCGGAGGCGCGGACCGCCTCGAACTGGTCACCGACATGGCCGCGGACGGGCTCACCCCGCCCGTCCCGGCCTTCGCCGCGATCCGCGCAGCCGTCGATCTCTCGCTGCGCGTGATGCTGCGGTCGGCGGACGGGTTCGCGGCGGGGGACGTCGAGCGTTTGGTACGCGTCGCGTACCAACTGCGGGAGGCCGGGGCCGAGGAGTTCGTACTCGGGTTCCTCGACGCGGAGGGGGCGGTGGACCTGCCCGCCGTGGAGCGGATCGCCGCCGAGCTGGACGGCTGCCGCTGGACGTTCCACCGGGCGCTCGACCACGCCGTCGACCGCGACGCCCTGCGCAAGCAGCTGGACGGCGTACCGGGACTGGACGCCTACCTCACGGCCGGCTCGGCGACGGGCGTCGACGAGGGCCTGCCCACCCTCCTCGCGGAGGCGGCGCAGACCGGCCGACAGGGGTACGGGCAGCAGCTCCTCGTGGGAGGAGGACTGCGCCTCGATCACCTGCCGGTCCTGACGGCGGCCGGGATCGACGCCTTCCACATCGGCGGAGCGGCCCGGCCCGACGGCTGGGCCGGACCGGTGTCGGCGGCGGCGGTGGGGGAGTGGCGGAAGGCGCTGGACGAGGGGTAG
- a CDS encoding DUF4031 domain-containing protein yields MTVYIDPPAWPGHGRLWSHLVSDVSYDELHAFAEGLGVPRRAFERDHYDIPSHRYADVVAAGAVEVGSREVVRLLTAAGLRRRKNSGLSR; encoded by the coding sequence GTGACCGTCTACATCGACCCACCCGCCTGGCCGGGGCACGGCCGCCTGTGGTCCCACCTCGTCAGCGATGTCTCCTACGACGAACTGCACGCCTTCGCCGAGGGGCTGGGCGTGCCCCGGCGTGCCTTCGAGCGCGATCACTACGACATCCCGTCCCACCGTTACGCCGACGTGGTGGCGGCCGGCGCGGTCGAGGTCGGCAGCCGTGAGGTGGTGCGCCTGCTGACGGCGGCGGGCCTGCGCAGACGTAAGAACTCCGGGCTCAGTCGGTGA
- a CDS encoding MurR/RpiR family transcriptional regulator gives MTQDAKETFSPAPPAVPAAPAALAAKVRTLSPSMTRSMRRVAEAVAGDPAGCAALTVTGLAERTGTSEATVVRTARLLGYAGYRDLRLALAGLAAHQQSGRAPALTTDIAVDDTLAHVVAKLAYDEQQTLADTAAGLDTGQLDAAVTAAAAARRIDVYGVGASGLVAQDLTQKLLRIGRIAHAHSDPHLAVTNAVQLQAGDVAVAITHSGSTGDVIEPLRVAFEQGATTVAITGRPDSPVTQYADHVLTTSTARESELRPAAMSSRTSQLLVVDCLFLGVVQRTYETAAPALAASYEALAHRHR, from the coding sequence GTGACCCAGGATGCGAAGGAAACTTTCAGCCCGGCGCCACCCGCCGTGCCCGCCGCTCCCGCAGCCCTCGCCGCCAAGGTCCGCACGCTGTCCCCCTCCATGACCCGCTCCATGCGGCGCGTCGCCGAAGCCGTCGCCGGCGACCCGGCGGGCTGCGCCGCCCTCACCGTCACCGGCCTCGCCGAACGCACCGGCACCAGCGAGGCGACCGTCGTGCGCACCGCCCGCCTCCTCGGCTACGCCGGCTACCGCGACCTGCGCCTCGCCCTCGCCGGACTCGCCGCCCACCAGCAGTCCGGCCGCGCCCCGGCCCTCACCACCGACATCGCGGTCGACGACACCCTGGCCCACGTCGTCGCCAAACTCGCCTACGACGAGCAGCAGACCCTCGCCGACACGGCCGCCGGACTCGACACCGGCCAGCTCGACGCGGCGGTCACCGCGGCGGCGGCCGCGCGGCGCATCGACGTGTACGGCGTCGGGGCGTCCGGGCTCGTCGCCCAGGACCTCACCCAGAAACTGCTGCGGATCGGGCGCATCGCCCACGCCCACAGCGATCCGCACCTCGCGGTGACGAACGCCGTGCAGCTGCAGGCGGGGGACGTCGCCGTCGCGATCACCCACTCGGGGTCGACCGGCGACGTGATCGAACCGCTGCGGGTCGCCTTCGAGCAGGGCGCCACGACGGTGGCCATCACGGGGCGGCCGGACAGTCCCGTCACCCAGTACGCGGACCATGTGCTGACCACGTCCACTGCGCGGGAGAGCGAGTTGCGGCCTGCGGCGATGTCTTCCCGGACCAGTCAGTTGCTGGTCGTGGACTGTCTGTTCCTGGGTGTCGTCCAGCGGACCTACGAGACTGCTGCGCCTGCTTTGGCCGCGTCTTACGAGGCGTTGGCCCATCGGCACCGGTAG
- the murQ gene encoding N-acetylmuramic acid 6-phosphate etherase — translation MPSTPDAPDLRAQLDALTTEAFRPDRAEIDRLPTLDIARLMNGEDAAVPAAVAERLPEIAAAIDAVAARMAGGGRLVYAGAGTAGRLGVLDASECPPTFNTAPGQVVGVIAGGPAAMVASVEGAEDSRELAEADLAALALTADDTVVGVSASGRTPYAIGAVEYARARGALTVGLACNPGSALAAAAEHGIEVVVGPELLTGSTRLKAGTAQKLVLNMVSTITMIRLGKTYGNLMVDVRASNEKLRARSRRIVALATGAADDEVEAALTAADGEVKNAILVLLAGVDGAAAARLLEESGGHLRAALAAERS, via the coding sequence ATGCCCTCTACCCCCGACGCCCCTGATCTGCGCGCCCAACTGGACGCTCTCACCACCGAAGCCTTCCGGCCGGACCGTGCCGAGATCGATCGGCTTCCCACCCTCGACATCGCCCGTCTGATGAACGGCGAGGACGCGGCCGTGCCCGCCGCCGTCGCCGAGCGGCTGCCGGAGATCGCCGCCGCGATCGACGCCGTCGCCGCACGGATGGCGGGCGGCGGGCGGCTGGTCTACGCCGGTGCGGGCACCGCCGGTCGCCTCGGCGTTCTGGACGCGTCCGAGTGCCCGCCCACCTTCAACACCGCCCCCGGGCAGGTCGTCGGAGTCATCGCGGGCGGCCCGGCGGCCATGGTCGCCTCCGTCGAGGGCGCCGAGGACTCCCGGGAGCTGGCCGAGGCCGACCTCGCCGCCCTCGCCCTCACCGCCGACGACACGGTGGTCGGGGTCTCCGCCTCCGGGCGCACCCCGTACGCGATCGGCGCGGTGGAGTACGCCCGTGCCCGGGGTGCGCTGACCGTCGGGCTGGCCTGCAATCCGGGCAGTGCGCTGGCCGCGGCCGCCGAGCACGGGATCGAGGTGGTCGTCGGGCCCGAGCTGCTCACCGGCTCCACCCGGCTGAAAGCGGGCACGGCGCAGAAGCTGGTGCTGAACATGGTCTCGACGATCACGATGATCCGCCTGGGCAAGACGTACGGGAACCTGATGGTCGACGTACGCGCCTCGAACGAGAAGCTGCGCGCCCGCTCCCGTCGTATCGTCGCGCTCGCGACCGGGGCGGCGGACGACGAGGTCGAGGCGGCGCTCACGGCTGCCGACGGCGAGGTGAAGAACGCGATCCTGGTGCTGCTGGCCGGGGTGGACGGGGCGGCGGCCGCCCGCCTTCTGGAGGAGTCCGGCGGCCATCTGCGCGCCGCGCTCGCCGCGGAACGGTCCTGA
- a CDS encoding PTS transporter subunit EIIC, translating to MHTPDSSHRTLAAALLPLVGGPANVASVAHCMTRLRLGLADPSRADEEALRAAPGVLGLVVDGGSYQVVLGPGVVTKVTAEFETLLDGSPSPSPSPSPSPSPRENQNQSQGRSTADELALRGSELRESRRRRNATPLKSVLRRLAAVFVPLIPALVGCGILAGLNGLLLNAGWLPGLTPALAAVASAFMALIAVFVGYNTAKEFGGTPVLGGAVAAIVVYPGVAKVTAFGVHLSPGQGGVLGALAAALLATYVERQCRGRVPETVDMLLTPTLTVLVAGLGTLYGLMYAAGAVSTAIGTAANWLLATTGPFAGLVLGGLFLPLVMLGLHQALIPLHTTLIEQQGYTVLLPVLAMAGAGQVGAAVAVYVRLRHDVSLRTTIRSALPAGLLGVGEPLIYGVSLPLGRPFLTACAGGAAGGAFVGFFAMLGDKVGATAIGPSGWALFPLLAGNRGLGATAAIYGGGLLTGYAVGFAATYVFGFTDRVRKAA from the coding sequence GTGCACACCCCTGACTCCTCTCACCGCACCCTCGCCGCCGCCCTCCTCCCCCTGGTCGGCGGCCCCGCGAACGTCGCCTCCGTCGCCCACTGCATGACCCGGCTGCGGCTGGGCCTCGCCGATCCGTCCCGGGCGGACGAGGAGGCGCTGCGGGCGGCGCCCGGGGTGCTCGGGCTCGTCGTGGACGGCGGCTCGTACCAGGTGGTGCTCGGACCGGGCGTGGTGACGAAGGTGACGGCCGAGTTCGAGACCCTCCTCGACGGAAGCCCGAGTCCGAGTCCGAGTCCGAGTCCGAGCCCGAGTCCGCGCGAGAACCAGAACCAGAGCCAAGGCCGGTCGACCGCCGATGAACTGGCGCTGCGAGGCTCGGAGTTGAGGGAGTCGCGACGCCGGCGCAACGCCACCCCCCTCAAGTCCGTCCTCCGTCGCCTCGCCGCCGTCTTCGTCCCCCTCATCCCCGCCCTCGTCGGCTGCGGGATCCTGGCCGGCCTCAACGGGCTTCTCCTCAACGCCGGCTGGCTGCCGGGCCTGACTCCCGCCCTGGCGGCCGTCGCCTCCGCCTTCATGGCGCTGATCGCGGTCTTCGTCGGCTACAACACGGCGAAGGAGTTCGGCGGCACCCCGGTGCTGGGCGGCGCGGTCGCGGCGATCGTCGTCTACCCGGGGGTGGCGAAGGTGACGGCGTTCGGGGTGCACCTCTCCCCCGGCCAGGGCGGGGTCCTGGGGGCGCTGGCGGCGGCGCTGCTGGCGACGTACGTCGAGAGGCAGTGCCGGGGCCGGGTCCCGGAGACGGTGGACATGCTGCTGACCCCGACCCTGACCGTCCTCGTCGCCGGCCTCGGCACCCTGTACGGCCTGATGTACGCGGCCGGCGCGGTCTCCACGGCCATCGGCACGGCGGCGAACTGGCTGCTGGCGACGACGGGCCCGTTCGCCGGGCTGGTCCTGGGCGGCCTCTTCCTCCCGCTGGTGATGCTCGGCCTCCACCAGGCCCTCATCCCCCTCCACACCACCCTCATCGAGCAACAGGGCTACACCGTCCTGCTCCCGGTCCTCGCGATGGCGGGCGCGGGCCAGGTCGGCGCGGCGGTCGCGGTGTACGTCCGGCTGCGCCACGACGTCTCACTGCGTACGACGATCAGGTCGGCCCTCCCGGCGGGCCTGCTGGGCGTCGGCGAGCCGCTCATCTACGGCGTCTCCCTCCCCCTGGGCCGCCCCTTCCTCACCGCCTGCGCGGGCGGCGCGGCGGGTGGGGCCTTCGTCGGGTTCTTCGCGATGCTCGGCGACAAGGTGGGCGCGACGGCGATCGGCCCGTCGGGCTGGGCCCTCTTCCCGCTCCTCGCGGGCAACCGGGGGCTGGGCGCGACGGCGGCGATCTACGGGGGCGGGCTGCTGACGGGGTACGCGGTCGGCTTCGCCGCGACGTACGTCTTCGGCTTCACCGACCGCGTGAGGAAAGCTGCTTGA